The following nucleotide sequence is from Citrus sinensis cultivar Valencia sweet orange chromosome 6, DVS_A1.0, whole genome shotgun sequence.
GGGCGAACCGGGATTATAGCGTCAGAGGAAGAGGATGTACCAGTGGCGGTAGAAGAGAGCTACTCTGGAAACTATATTGTAGTTTTTGATCCACTTGATGGATCATCCAACATTGATGCTGCAGTGTCTACTGGATCCATCTTTGGCATATACAGCCCAAATGATGAGTGTCTTGCCGATATTGGTGATGATCCTACTGTGAGTTTCATGCTTCTGTCATTTCATTGTAATACTAAACAGAAAAATGAAGTCTGATAGTAAATTACttccatttttttcaattttgatacATTGCAGCTGGGCAACACTGAACTAAGGTGTGTAGTGAACGTGTGCCAGCCAGGAAGCAACCTTCTTGCTGCAGGCTATTGCATGTATTCAAGCTCTGTAATCTTTGTGATAACTTTAGGCAACGGTGTCTTTGCATTCACCCTGGATCCCATGTATGGAGAATTTGTTTTGACACAAGAGAACATTCAGATACCCAAAACCGGAAAGATCTATGCTTTTAATGAAGGGAACTACCAGCTTTGGGATGACAAGTTGAAGAAGTACATTGACGATCTTAAGGATCCAGGACCCAGCGGCAAGCCCTATTCTGCTAGGTACATTGGTAGCTTGGTTGGTGATTTCCATCGAACTCTGCTCTACGGCGGCATTTATGGCTATCCAAGAGACAAGAAGAGCAAGAATGGAAAGCTGAGGCTCTTGTATGAATGTGCACCAATGAGCTTCATAGTGGAACAAGCAGGAGGCAAAGGATCTGATGGCCATCAAAGAGTACTTGACATTCAACCTACTGAGGTGAAAACAATCTCATAACCATGAGCTTGTGCAATTTTATTAGGTAACTGGTTACTAAGATGCTTTAGTTGCTTTCTTTTGACAGATTCACCAGCGTATTCCACTGTACATTGGAAGCCAGGAGGAAGTGGAGAAATTGGAGAAGTATTTGGCTTAAATCTAATGTAATAGCAAAGAGAATTATTTCATGTTAGTGTCCCAAGAATTACACTAAATTGGAAATATTTCGTGGAAGTTTTGTGTATATTATCCAATTATCAATGTGATACAAATTGAACTTAACTCTTCAACCATCATCAATGTCGCTAAATGAAGAACATTATGAGGATGTATTGTTGGAAAGTGTAATCTAAAGTAAAGGGGAAGCAAATTAATTGTATCAACCTCTTCCCATAACTATGTAAGCTTTTTTCCCTTGTATTTTCAGTCCAAAATTTACTCtacttcatccaagcacagTGATATAAGAAATTAGCATTTAGAATAATTCTCCACCAATGATACAAGTGGACAAATACAATTTCAGGCACGACTGTACTATGTTCCACCCAAATTTTTCAAAGCAAACCTCCATGGGCATCCTAAAGATGTTAAGCATTGATTAGAAACTTACATGTAACCTAAGAGAAAAATGTATGAGAATGACAGCGGAAACAATGTCAGCCTAGGAGTCATCTCTGCAGTAAGTTCTGTACTGATACCATGTCAGACTATGAGTCGCCTTTATCTTCAAGATTGCTTTCATGCTCAACAATTTTGCTGATCGAAAGAATTCTTGCAGCCTTTTGCTGAAATTACAAATCAGAGGAAGCATAATCAAAGCAATGAAGTGATAAGTTTAGCCCCAGTGACAAaaagacaagaaaagaaaaattgaaaagaaaaggttgACAAATTTACCAGGACTTAAAATCCTTATACATTTAGTTATGGACTTTACTGAAGTCAGGGTATTATCAGGGCCTGTAAAATAAACCGTTCAATATGATGacaaaataatgcaataaataaaatcatatccAATAAGTGAGTATAATTACCTTCAGCATTTATATCTTTTCCTGCAACTACTTCTGTTACTGTCGATGAATACTCGGACACAATTTGATCAACCCCCATATTGGCATTCCCCGATTCATGAGATGTTCTACACATATGCAATACAGAATAAATTGTCAGATGTAACTTAGTATGTTGTGAATATAGTAGGGATATATAGAATTTTTCACTATGCAATAGGAGAAAGAAAACACACCCTGAATCATTGTTCATGGAAGCACTCAAAGAAGGCTGGCTAGGACGGCCAATTCCTTCACAATCAAGATCTAAATCAACTAACAGCTCAGAGAAGGAAAAGTTAGGTCCGAGAGCATCTAAATTAGGAAAATCCATGTCAAAAATGTC
It contains:
- the LOC102628345 gene encoding fructose-1,6-bisphosphatase, chloroplastic, which codes for MVAAAATASSQLLFSSSHSFSRLSPYQICVFDSKALVSSCPSNVLKRRHVGVAAGVRCMAVGTTSEVATKKRSSYEIETLTNWLLKQEQSGVIDAELTIVLSSISTACKQIASLVQRAGISNLTGIQGAVNVQGEDQKKLDVVSNEVFSNCLRSSGRTGIIASEEEDVPVAVEESYSGNYIVVFDPLDGSSNIDAAVSTGSIFGIYSPNDECLADIGDDPTLGNTELRCVVNVCQPGSNLLAAGYCMYSSSVIFVITLGNGVFAFTLDPMYGEFVLTQENIQIPKTGKIYAFNEGNYQLWDDKLKKYIDDLKDPGPSGKPYSARYIGSLVGDFHRTLLYGGIYGYPRDKKSKNGKLRLLYECAPMSFIVEQAGGKGSDGHQRVLDIQPTEIHQRIPLYIGSQEEVEKLEKYLA